TCCCATTGAATATATGATAAAGATCACAAAATTTGTAATTCCTTCAGTGGCCATAAAGAGAAATATCGTGCCAAAAACTATTGCCAAGAGCAACACAAAACCTAGGAGGAGAGTTTTCCGGTTCATTGTTTCTTTCTCGCTGTAATAAGCGAGGAGTAAGGTAGATGCTATTATAGGTAGCAAGGCTGGTCCAAATAAGATAAAGGTTCCAGATATTCCCGAAAACCTGCCAACGTAGTCAAAGAATCCTAAAACGCCGGATATAATAAAGAGAATTAGTTCAACAAAAATTGAGGCAATATATGCCTTGCTTAATTTGACTATTCTCTCCTTTCTGTTTATTTTGTCATATCTTCTTCCTTGAACGAGAACTATGGTAGGAGGAAGAACTACCGCGAGAATTAAAACCACCTGCCACATGCTCATCGATACTCTAGATCATTATAAAAGTTTATCTCTTTATTAGGTTGCCAAATGGATCAATAAGCCCTGCTCTTATTAGTGAGGAGCTTATCTTCCCACCAAGCTTGCTCTTAACTAAGGGTATTACTACTATCTCTAAGGGCTTAAGGCCCAACTCCTCTCTTGCCCTGTTTACGAGGAGGGCCCCCTTATATGTCTCCTCACTCACAACAATGGCCTCGAGACTCTTTATCTTGGTTGTGAAGCCTATCGCGTTGTGTATCTTGATTATCCTATAATTTTTAAAGCCGTTAACTTCAAAAAACATTAAAAGATCCCTGAGCCTTCTCTCATAGGGGAGGATTTTCTCGGCGTAGGGTTTTTCCCTAACCATTTCATCCGAGGTTAGTCCAACGTACACTGTCTCGCCTACTTCAAAGGCCTTCCTAAGTAATGCCTTGTGACCAAGGTGTAGCCTGTCGAACGTTCCACCAACGACGACTTTCTTGAACTTTTTCATCATGGTTATCTCCCCAGGAGGGTTATTATGGTTTGTGGATGGGACGACCATTGAAGGTAAACTTATTTATAAGACAAGTGATGAGAATCGTGATGATGGCGATAGTAATAGCGATAGTTGTAGGTTTTATCTTCTCCATTGCATGGGCCTTAGCTTACTCCCTAATCCTAAAGCAGAGAAGCATCTTGAAAGCGATAGCACTCGTTTCTATAGTTCTAGGTGTTTCACTCGCCATGTACAGGCTACTCTATGCTTATCCTGGACCCGAATGGATACTCGGCTTTGCCCTGGGGGCTCCTGCTGGAATCAAACTTCTTCAAAAGATAGGGCCAGAGAAGCCAACGGATGAAGGGGCAATAGCAGTCCTGCTTGCTGGTCCTCTAATTCTAATCCTTCTATTGACAGCAATTGCCATCCTTTAAACCTTTTAAATATTTCATATGAGTGAATTTAGGGTGGTGAAATGGACTACTTCTTCTACCCAAAGAGCGTTGCCATCTTTGGATCATTTAGAGAGGGAAGCATAGCGAGGGAGATACTGAGGAACATAGTTGAGGGTGGCTTCGAGGGCAAGATAATTCCAGTCAATCCAAAGGGCGGAGAAGTCGAGATCGCCGGTAGAAAGTTCAAGGTGAGGGAGAAGCTCGACGAAAAGGTTGACGTTTCAATAATAGTGATCCCCGCAAAGCTCGTTCCTGGATTAATTAAGGATCTTAAAGGGTTGACTAAGGGGGCAGTTGTTATCTCCGCAGGCTTTTCGGAGGTCGGAAACGTTGAACTTGAGGAAGAGCTCGTGGAAGCTGCAAAGGAGGCCGGGATTAGAATTATAGGACCCAACTGTGCGGGAATTTTTGGAGTCCACGGAAAGTTCTTCGGATCGTTTGAGGTTCGTGTCAGGCCTGGAGGCCTGGCTTTAATAAGCCAGAGCGGAGCCTTTGGAGGGGCCGCACTGGCCATGGGCAACGAAGAAGGAGTTGGGTTTTCAGCGTTCGTCAGTTACGGCAACGCTGCTGACCTTGACGAGAGCGACTTCCTCAGGTACTTTGCCGACGACCCCAATACAAAGGTCATTGCATTGTACATAGAAGGTGTGAAGGATGGTAGGAAATTCGTGGAGGCATTAAAATATGCAACCTCGAAGAAGCCTGTAATAATCCTAAAAGCTGGAAAGAGCAAGAGTGGAGCCAGGGCCGCGCAAAGTCACACTGGCTCTTTAGCTGGCTCATATGAGATATATAGGGCAGTGTTCAGGCAGACTGGGGCAATTGAAGTTGGAGAGATGGAGGAGCTGTTTGATGCTGCAAAGGCCTTTGAGATGTACTCTAGGGCTGGAAAGAGGGTTGCGGTAATCACTAACTCTGGCGGGCCAGGAGTTTTAGCCACGGATAAGCTGGAGAAGCTTGGGCTTGAAATAGCTAAGCTCTCCCAGGAAACCATTGAAGAGCTGAAGTCTTTCCTACCGCCCCAATGCTCCGTTAAGAACCCGATTGACTTAATTGCCGATGCGGACTATGAGAGGTATAAGAAGACAATAGAGGTCGTGTGCAGGGATGAGAACGTTGATTCAATTCTTGTTATATGCGTTCCACCCATATTCATTCCCAGTCAGGAGATCGCCAAGGCAGTAATTGATGTCGAGTGCAACAAGCCGATAATAGTGAACTTTATGGCCGGGGAGCTCGTGAAGGAAGGAATAAAAGTTCTTGAAAAGGCAAAAATAAAGAACTTTCCAACGCCAGAGAGAGCAGCTAAGGCTTTGTCCTGGCTATCTAGTAGGTATTAATCATCCTGTTAGTTAGCATCAGGGACTTTTACCTTCCTGTCCTCTATTTTTGGGATATTCTCTGTTGAGCTCCGCTCGTCCTTTTTCTCTCTCCGAGGCCCTGGATGCAGTAGCCCTAGATCTTTGCTAAGGAGCCTTATTCCTATGGGATCTTCATATTTACCGTTTCCGCTACCGGTTGTAGTGCAACTGGTGCGGTTGGCTTCTCACCAACATAAAACACATAAAAATCCCCCCACCAACATGCAAATGCAACAAAAGGAACTATCCAATGAACAGCCTCGCCATACTTCTTCACTACTCTTAGTGATACTACATAGAAACGTGAAGCTTTTCGATATGCAATTCATAGTCTATTATAGCATAATGTATATTGGGTGGAACTATGAAATGCTGGATCTGCGAGAGAAGGTGCGAGCTTAGGGAGAGTAGAGTGGGAATATGCAGGAATTACGCAAACATCAATGGGGAGTTAGTTCACGTCGGCTATGGGAAGTTGAGTGCAGTTGAGAGCAGACCTATAGAGATAAAGCCATTCTTTCACTATTATCCCGGAACTACTGCCTTAACTTTCTCGGGCTATGGTTGCAACTTCTACTGCCCTTGGTGTCAAAACTATCATCTAAGTTTCTCCGCTCCACCAGATGTTGAGCCTACATCTCCAGAGAAGTTAGTTCAACTGGCCCTATTAAATGGTGATCAAGGTCTCTGCGCTAGCTTCAACGAGCCTGTAACCCTATTTCATTATCTGCTTGATGTTTTTGAGCTTGGAACTAAAATGGGCCTATACTCCTGCCTAGTTACTAACGGCTACTTCACGCTAAAAGCCCTAAAGATGCTTCTAGATGCCGGGGCTACAGGATTCAGCATCGACATAAAAGGCTGCCCTGGAATGAGAGTCCTAACCACCATAGATCACTCCAAAGTGTTTAGGAACGCGCGCTTCATACTGGACAATGGAGGTCACGTTGAGATGGTTTACCTCGTCGTTCCTAAGGCCAACGATTCTTGCTACGACTGGATATTCAAGATGCACTCGGAGAAGTTAGGCGAAGATGTTCCTTTACATATAAACAGATATTATCCAGCGAATTATTGGAGAGAACCTCCAACTTCCGTGGATCTATTAATAAATCTTAGGGAAGTAGCGATGAAGGAGTACAACATAAAGTTCGTTTACGTTGGAAACGTTGGCGATCCAAGGCTCGAGGCAACTTACTGTCCCAAATGCGGGAAGAGACTGATAACGAGGATTGGCTATAGGGTGGTTGAGTTCAAGGTTAGGGATGGTAAGTGTCCATACTGCGGGGAGAGAATTCCCATATATGGATAACTTTATATCCCCTCTTCTCCTCCCAATACGGTGAGGCACGATAATTCTCAAAAGGGGGTGAAAAAGAATGAAGAAGATCCGTCAGCCTATTATAGCGGTTCTCGGTCACGTTGACCACGGTAAGTGCCTGCTTCCGAGTGAGACTGTTATTGTTCCCGAGCTTGGAATGATAACCCTAGAAGAGCTCTTTAGGATGGGAACGCGGGTTGTTGAGCATGACGATGAGAAGGAAATCAGAGAACTCTCGCTTCCAGTATCCTCCGCCGGAAAGGATGCAAGAATTTCGCTTTATATCGGAACTCACGTATGGCGCCTCAGGCACCAGGGCAAAATGGTGAAAGTCAAGCTGAAGAACTGGCACAGCATTTCGGTAACGCCTGAACACCCGTTCCTCACGACGGTGGGATGGAAAAGGGCGGATCAACTTAAGCCCGGTGACTACGTCGCCGTTCCTAGGTTCATCCATGCCAATGAGAGCAGGGACGTCTTTGAACGTTTCGTTAGAGCCAAGCTCTCAACGCCCGAGCTCATAGTAAGACTCGAGGAAGATGCCCTTGAGGAAGTTAAGGAGAAGTTTAAAGGAAAGAAAGACTACAAAGTCCGTTCAAATGTTTTTCGCGCCGAAGATCTTGAAGGTCTTTGGGAGAAGGTTGAGAGAATAGCATTCACTCCAAGAATCCACCGCTCTGGCAAGCCAATTCATTATATCAGACTTCCCAAGACTGATGATGAGTGGAAGGCCCTTTTCTACTTCGCTGGCGTTATGTTCGGCGACGGAAGCCAGGAAAAGATAGCGAATAACGACGTTGAGGTCTTTGAAAAGTTGAAGGGAGTGGAAGCTCTTGGAGTTGAGCTTGTCAGGGTTAGGAGAAGAACTTCATGGGAAATTGAAATTAGAAAGGGTAAGAACGCTCTTATAAGGTTCATCCGTATCCTCTTCGATTACCCGGAGCGGCAGAAGGCGAAGAGCCTGAGGGTTCCAAACGTTCTCTTCGTCGCACCGAGGGAATATGTTTCCGAGTTCCTCAGGGGGTACTTTGACGCCGACGGGCATGTAAGCCTTAAGGACGTCAGGATCGAAGTGACAAGCGCCTCACAGGAGTTCCTTGAGGGGCTTTCACTGGTTCTACTCAGGTTTGGCATCGTTTCAAAGCTATATCGTTCAGAATACAGTACTCTCGTGATTTCCGGCAGGAGAAACCTTGAGGCGTTTAGGCAGTTCATAGGGTTCACGGTGAGGAGGAAGGCCGAGTGCCTTGAAAGAGCAAT
This window of the Pyrococcus kukulkanii genome carries:
- the coaD gene encoding phosphopantetheine adenylyltransferase; the protein is MMKKFKKVVVGGTFDRLHLGHKALLRKAFEVGETVYVGLTSDEMVREKPYAEKILPYERRLRDLLMFFEVNGFKNYRIIKIHNAIGFTTKIKSLEAIVVSEETYKGALLVNRAREELGLKPLEIVVIPLVKSKLGGKISSSLIRAGLIDPFGNLIKR
- a CDS encoding acetate--CoA ligase family protein — encoded protein: MDYFFYPKSVAIFGSFREGSIAREILRNIVEGGFEGKIIPVNPKGGEVEIAGRKFKVREKLDEKVDVSIIVIPAKLVPGLIKDLKGLTKGAVVISAGFSEVGNVELEEELVEAAKEAGIRIIGPNCAGIFGVHGKFFGSFEVRVRPGGLALISQSGAFGGAALAMGNEEGVGFSAFVSYGNAADLDESDFLRYFADDPNTKVIALYIEGVKDGRKFVEALKYATSKKPVIILKAGKSKSGARAAQSHTGSLAGSYEIYRAVFRQTGAIEVGEMEELFDAAKAFEMYSRAGKRVAVITNSGGPGVLATDKLEKLGLEIAKLSQETIEELKSFLPPQCSVKNPIDLIADADYERYKKTIEVVCRDENVDSILVICVPPIFIPSQEIAKAVIDVECNKPIIVNFMAGELVKEGIKVLEKAKIKNFPTPERAAKALSWLSSRY
- a CDS encoding radical SAM protein, with protein sequence MKCWICERRCELRESRVGICRNYANINGELVHVGYGKLSAVESRPIEIKPFFHYYPGTTALTFSGYGCNFYCPWCQNYHLSFSAPPDVEPTSPEKLVQLALLNGDQGLCASFNEPVTLFHYLLDVFELGTKMGLYSCLVTNGYFTLKALKMLLDAGATGFSIDIKGCPGMRVLTTIDHSKVFRNARFILDNGGHVEMVYLVVPKANDSCYDWIFKMHSEKLGEDVPLHINRYYPANYWREPPTSVDLLINLREVAMKEYNIKFVYVGNVGDPRLEATYCPKCGKRLITRIGYRVVEFKVRDGKCPYCGERIPIYG